The Thalassophryne amazonica chromosome 6, fThaAma1.1, whole genome shotgun sequence genome includes a region encoding these proteins:
- the LOC117511417 gene encoding CMRF35-like molecule 5, translated as MSLQETATCFFFLTLCGQHSDIITAQEVHSGREGEDITVVCRFYWSGRRMFCRETCDNNNNILLQTDSDSAENNKYKITFIKRDILKYDILDVTIKHLTKSDEGRYRCEVERWISDRKDDFLIRVTDGEFLLSV; from the coding sequence CTCTGTGCGGTCAACACAGTGACATCATCACTGCACAAGAGGTCCATTCTGGAAGAGAAGGAGAAGATATCACAGTTGTATGCAGATTCTATTGGTCTGGACGCAGGATGTTCTGCAGAGAAACatgtgataacaacaacaacattcttCTTCAAACTGACAGTGACTCTGCTGagaacaacaaatacaagatcaCTTTTATAAAACGGGACATTCTAAAATACGACATTCTGGATGTGACCATCAAACATCTGACAAAATCTGATGAAGGACGTTACAGGTGTGAAGTGGAAAGGTGGATCTCAGACAGAAAAGACGACTTTCTGATCAGAGTCACAGACGGTGAGTTTCTGCTTTCAGTCTGA